A region from the Actinoplanes sp. OR16 genome encodes:
- a CDS encoding phosphotransferase, with translation MRKPPADLTETDLLSALRSGWGITAEEIEFLPVGAGSHHWSVAQRWFVKVDDLGFDPSGRQAELDRIRRSLLTALSLHEDSGLDFVLAPLPDRTGEVLRRLSSRYVVTLYPLLDAESGPFAPHPPEDRLAVVELLARLHTVPPAVAPRLDLGVPAREKLEIALSELGKPWDAGPYAEEARALLAAREADVRRWLTDSERLAAVQPTDWVLTHGEPHPGNFLRTTSGLFLIDWNTVAIAPAERDLWMLTRRFADLVGEEPAGDDAMVLSRYEQLTGRTISMPALDLYPIRWTLFDIAVFVDELRRGEDLPDSLTYLRGYLRPTAPGH, from the coding sequence ATGCGTAAGCCGCCCGCCGACCTGACCGAGACCGATCTGCTGTCGGCGCTTCGTTCCGGCTGGGGGATCACGGCCGAGGAGATCGAGTTCCTGCCGGTGGGCGCGGGCAGTCACCACTGGTCGGTCGCGCAGCGCTGGTTCGTCAAGGTGGACGATCTCGGTTTCGACCCGTCCGGCCGGCAGGCCGAGCTCGATCGGATCCGGCGTTCCCTGCTCACGGCGCTCTCGCTGCACGAGGATTCCGGGCTCGACTTCGTCCTCGCCCCTCTGCCCGACCGGACCGGGGAGGTTCTGCGGCGGCTCTCCTCCCGGTACGTCGTAACGCTGTATCCCCTGCTCGACGCCGAGTCCGGCCCCTTCGCGCCACACCCGCCGGAGGACCGTCTCGCCGTCGTCGAGTTGCTGGCCCGGCTGCACACCGTGCCGCCGGCCGTCGCGCCCCGCCTCGATCTCGGCGTGCCCGCCCGGGAGAAGCTCGAGATCGCGCTGAGTGAACTCGGGAAACCGTGGGACGCCGGACCGTATGCGGAGGAGGCACGCGCCCTGCTGGCGGCCCGGGAGGCCGATGTCCGGCGATGGCTGACCGACAGTGAACGCCTCGCCGCGGTCCAGCCCACGGACTGGGTCCTCACCCATGGTGAGCCGCATCCGGGGAACTTCCTGCGTACGACGTCAGGTCTGTTCCTGATCGACTGGAACACGGTGGCGATCGCGCCGGCCGAACGCGACCTGTGGATGCTGACCCGGCGGTTCGCGGACCTGGTCGGCGAGGAGCCCGCGGGAGACGACGCGATGGTGCTGAGCCGCTACGAGCAGCTGACCGGCCGTACGATATCGATGCCCGCCCTTGATCTGTATCCGATCCGCTGGACCCTGTTCGACATCGCCGTCTTCGTCGACGAACTACGCCGCGGCGAGGATCTGCCGGACTCCCTCACCTACCTGCGAGGCTATCTGCGCCCCACCGCTCCCGGTCACTGA
- a CDS encoding alpha/beta fold hydrolase: MIETDVPVNGGVLHAYSWGEGDRVVMWHHGTPNIGTPPAPLFAAAEQAGIRFVAYDRPGYGGSSPRPDRSVASAAGDAAAVADALGVERFAVLGHSGGGPHALACAALLPGRVTAAVSISGLAPFDADGLDWFAGIGPGGVASLRAAAAGRAAKEAYVANPSITDVDFTEADWAALEGVWGWFGSVVEPAVAGGPAPLIDDDLAYVNPWGFDPFAISVPVLLAHGADDLMVPAAHSAWLADRIKDAELRVTPGAGHISVLPAQAEDAMAWLAAAHA, from the coding sequence ATGATCGAGACCGATGTGCCGGTGAACGGCGGCGTCCTGCACGCATATTCGTGGGGCGAGGGCGACAGAGTCGTCATGTGGCACCACGGCACCCCCAACATCGGTACGCCACCGGCCCCGCTCTTCGCGGCCGCCGAGCAGGCCGGGATCCGTTTCGTCGCCTACGACCGGCCCGGGTACGGCGGATCGTCGCCACGCCCCGATCGCAGCGTCGCCTCAGCGGCCGGCGACGCGGCGGCGGTCGCCGATGCGCTGGGTGTCGAGCGGTTCGCGGTCCTCGGTCACTCCGGTGGCGGCCCGCACGCCCTGGCCTGTGCCGCGCTCCTGCCCGGCCGCGTCACGGCGGCGGTCTCGATCTCCGGTCTGGCGCCGTTCGACGCCGACGGCCTGGACTGGTTCGCCGGGATCGGCCCGGGTGGCGTCGCCTCGCTCCGGGCCGCCGCCGCCGGGCGTGCCGCGAAGGAGGCGTACGTCGCGAACCCGTCGATCACCGACGTCGACTTCACCGAGGCCGACTGGGCCGCCCTGGAGGGTGTGTGGGGCTGGTTCGGCTCCGTCGTCGAGCCGGCGGTCGCCGGTGGCCCCGCGCCGCTCATCGACGACGATCTCGCCTACGTCAATCCGTGGGGCTTCGATCCGTTCGCGATCAGCGTTCCGGTGCTGCTCGCGCACGGTGCGGACGATCTCATGGTGCCGGCCGCCCACAGCGCCTGGCTGGCCGATCGGATCAAGGACGCCGAGCTGCGGGTGACGCCCGGCGCCGGCCACATCTCGGTGCTGCCGGCGCAGGCGGAGGACGCGATGGCGTGGCTCGCCGCCGCACATGCGTAA
- a CDS encoding sigma-70 family RNA polymerase sigma factor, whose amino-acid sequence MTFEEFLAARLAALLRYATVLACDPHLAEDIVQEVLARCQPRWGRIAAADVPEAYVKRMIINELASWRRRRAARVVPLSHDALETVTTPAADTQAEVGERDAMIRRIARLPVRQRIVIALRFYEGLSDQEIADLLGCRPATVRSHTSRALASMRADTSLIGGRR is encoded by the coding sequence GTGACGTTCGAGGAGTTCCTGGCGGCGCGGCTCGCGGCGCTGCTGCGGTACGCCACGGTGCTGGCCTGCGATCCGCACCTGGCCGAGGACATCGTCCAGGAGGTGCTGGCCCGCTGCCAGCCGCGGTGGGGCCGGATCGCCGCTGCCGACGTGCCCGAGGCGTACGTGAAACGCATGATCATCAACGAGCTGGCCTCGTGGCGGCGGCGCCGGGCCGCCCGTGTCGTGCCGCTCTCCCACGACGCCCTGGAGACCGTCACGACGCCGGCCGCCGACACGCAGGCCGAGGTCGGCGAACGGGACGCCATGATCCGCCGGATCGCCCGGCTCCCGGTGCGGCAGCGGATCGTGATCGCGCTGCGGTTCTACGAAGGCCTGAGCGATCAGGAGATCGCCGACCTGCTCGGCTGCCGGCCGGCGACGGTACGCAGCCACACCTCACGGGCACTCGCGAGCATGCGCGCCGATACTTCGCTGATTGGAGGACGTCGGTGA
- a CDS encoding transaminase, whose protein sequence is MSTDSGFSRAHLSRLAERERAAFGERHRSSAAAYQKADHLFGRVPMTWMNKTAAGFPIHLATARGNRITDVDGNEFIDFALGDTGAMAGHSPTAVTEAVTRRISELGGLSTMLPTEDAAVAGAELARRFGLPLWSFALTATDANRWAIRLLRAVTGRSKILVNSYCYHGSVDESLIVVGPDGRGVSREGNVGAPVDVTETSRVAEFNDLEGLERELAHGDVAAVLMEPALTNIGIVLPDDGYLAGVRELTRRYGTYLINDETHTFSAGPGGATASWNLEPDVVTIGKAIGGGVPVGAYGLSRELADRLSGRGDLDLVDMGGVGGTLAGNPVSMAATRATLQQVLTESAFDHMIGTAAAFADGIQKIIDGYGLPWSVSRLGARVEYRFADPAPRNGTESARGADPELEDFLHVYLANRGILLTPFHNMALMCPETTIADVSRHHEIFDTALAELT, encoded by the coding sequence ATGTCGACGGATTCCGGATTCTCTCGCGCCCACCTGTCACGACTTGCGGAACGTGAGCGCGCTGCTTTCGGTGAACGGCACCGCAGTTCGGCTGCGGCGTACCAGAAAGCTGATCATCTCTTCGGCCGCGTACCCATGACGTGGATGAACAAGACGGCGGCGGGTTTCCCGATCCATCTGGCCACCGCGCGCGGGAACCGGATCACCGATGTCGACGGCAACGAGTTCATCGACTTCGCGCTCGGCGACACCGGCGCGATGGCCGGCCACTCCCCCACCGCCGTTACCGAGGCCGTGACCCGGCGGATCAGCGAGCTCGGCGGCCTGTCGACGATGCTGCCGACCGAGGACGCCGCGGTCGCCGGCGCCGAGCTGGCCCGCCGGTTCGGCCTGCCGCTGTGGAGTTTCGCGCTGACCGCCACGGATGCGAACCGCTGGGCGATCCGCCTGCTGCGTGCCGTCACCGGCCGCTCCAAGATCCTCGTCAACAGCTACTGCTACCACGGCTCGGTCGACGAGTCGCTGATCGTTGTCGGTCCGGACGGCCGGGGCGTCTCCCGGGAAGGAAACGTCGGCGCGCCGGTGGACGTGACCGAGACGAGCCGGGTCGCCGAGTTCAACGACCTGGAGGGCCTGGAGCGGGAGCTCGCGCACGGTGACGTGGCGGCCGTGCTGATGGAGCCGGCGCTGACCAATATCGGCATCGTGCTTCCCGACGACGGCTACCTTGCGGGGGTACGGGAACTGACCCGCCGATACGGCACCTACCTCATCAACGACGAGACCCACACGTTCTCGGCCGGACCGGGCGGGGCTACCGCGTCCTGGAACCTGGAGCCCGATGTCGTCACGATCGGCAAGGCGATCGGTGGCGGCGTGCCGGTCGGCGCCTACGGCCTGTCGCGGGAGCTCGCGGATCGGCTGAGCGGCCGCGGCGATCTCGACCTGGTCGACATGGGCGGCGTCGGCGGCACCCTCGCCGGCAACCCGGTGTCGATGGCGGCCACCCGGGCCACGCTCCAGCAGGTACTCACCGAGTCCGCTTTCGATCACATGATCGGGACAGCGGCGGCGTTCGCGGACGGCATTCAGAAGATCATTGATGGGTACGGATTACCGTGGTCGGTCTCCCGGCTCGGGGCGCGCGTGGAGTACCGCTTCGCCGATCCGGCCCCGCGCAACGGCACCGAATCGGCCCGTGGCGCGGACCCGGAGCTGGAGGACTTCCTGCACGTCTACCTGGCGAACCGCGGCATCCTGCTGACCCCGTTCCACAACATGGCGCTGATGTGCCCGGAGACGACGATCGCCGACGTCTCCCGACACCACGAGATCTTCGACACCGCGCTGGCCGAGTTGACCTGA
- a CDS encoding YncE family protein, with the protein MLAILLAVALLAAGSYLGVRLLRTDDAPATPSAQEQPQQNEQPPGEEPPPTGQPPAAEVPVSLTKPVVIDKFQLGQEPEGVVVSPDNKTVYVADQNSKDVHFIQVGSREITKVKVPNTPRFIAISQDGSRVYASMFENDFTGNGLAVIDTKSRSLVKAIRTGPRPFEPAVGPDGDVWVPIHNGARVEIYDDKTLTESGRISVPPNPHWVTFSPDGSVAYTANHESAQVSVINTADRLVQRNVKVAKTPHAIALTPDGKKLIVTNYDLDKVQIFDTATMRQIKQISVGKEPQAVMVSSDGKHAYIVNEGSDNVSVVDMNAAKVVSTVKVGDSPRVVAISPDGLRLYVTDGRGRTVTVLRTSEK; encoded by the coding sequence GTGCTGGCGATCCTGCTCGCGGTGGCGCTGCTCGCGGCGGGCAGCTATCTCGGCGTCCGTCTACTGCGGACTGACGACGCCCCTGCCACGCCGTCGGCTCAGGAGCAGCCGCAGCAGAACGAGCAGCCGCCGGGTGAGGAACCGCCGCCGACCGGGCAGCCGCCCGCCGCCGAGGTGCCGGTCTCGCTGACGAAGCCCGTGGTGATCGACAAGTTCCAGCTCGGGCAGGAGCCCGAGGGCGTGGTGGTGTCGCCGGACAACAAGACCGTCTACGTCGCCGACCAGAACTCGAAGGACGTGCACTTCATCCAGGTCGGCAGCCGCGAGATCACCAAGGTCAAGGTGCCGAACACGCCGCGGTTCATCGCGATCTCGCAGGACGGCAGCCGCGTTTACGCCAGCATGTTCGAGAACGACTTCACCGGTAATGGGCTCGCCGTGATCGATACGAAGAGCCGCAGCCTGGTGAAGGCCATCCGTACCGGGCCGAGGCCTTTCGAACCCGCTGTGGGACCGGATGGCGATGTGTGGGTGCCGATCCACAACGGCGCTCGGGTGGAGATCTACGACGACAAGACGCTGACCGAATCGGGCCGGATCTCGGTGCCGCCGAACCCGCACTGGGTGACCTTCTCACCGGACGGCAGCGTCGCCTACACCGCGAACCACGAGTCGGCGCAGGTGTCGGTGATCAACACGGCGGACCGGCTGGTGCAGCGGAACGTCAAGGTCGCGAAGACGCCGCACGCCATCGCGCTGACGCCGGACGGCAAGAAGCTGATCGTCACGAACTACGACCTGGACAAGGTGCAGATCTTCGACACCGCCACGATGCGCCAGATCAAGCAGATCAGCGTCGGCAAGGAACCGCAGGCGGTGATGGTGTCGTCGGACGGCAAGCACGCGTACATCGTCAACGAGGGCTCCGACAACGTGTCGGTCGTCGACATGAACGCCGCGAAGGTGGTGTCCACGGTCAAGGTCGGCGACAGCCCGCGGGTCGTGGCGATCTCACCGGACGGCCTGCGGCTCTACGTGACGGACGGGAGGGGACGTACGGTTACCGTGCTCAGGACCTCTGAGAAGTGA
- a CDS encoding helix-hairpin-helix domain-containing protein, with protein MASFLYFVAGLVIGVVAGWLIKGRLGAAKPVSSPADPAPAAVPTAATTPAAVAVAEPVESPAAESTPVESPAAESTPVESPATESTPVESPATESTPVESIVAPAVTPAVTSEVAPIEAPKLEAVVTPAPAESTPEGEATTAEPVAAAEPETAVVTEPATPAAPVVDEPVAAVEPITAAEPVAAPEPVAAPEPVAAPEPVAAAEPVTAPEPVAAPEPVAAAEPVAAPEPVAAPEPVAAAEPVTAPEPVAAPEPVAAAEPVAAESVGAPVGAEAVADDEPEAAPLTPAEIAAAVPADVPEPDDLTKIGGIGPKMAMALAAAGITTYAKLADSDVASLKKAVTDAGMRLAPTLSTWPEKARELASVKS; from the coding sequence ATGGCATCATTCCTCTACTTTGTTGCCGGGCTCGTGATCGGCGTAGTAGCCGGCTGGCTGATCAAGGGACGCCTCGGCGCCGCCAAGCCGGTCTCCTCCCCCGCCGATCCCGCCCCCGCAGCCGTTCCCACGGCCGCCACCACTCCCGCCGCCGTCGCTGTCGCCGAGCCGGTCGAGTCGCCCGCCGCCGAGTCGACGCCCGTCGAGTCGCCCGCCGCTGAGTCGACGCCCGTCGAGTCGCCCGCCACTGAGTCGACGCCCGTCGAGTCGCCCGCCACTGAGTCGACGCCTGTCGAGTCCATCGTCGCGCCCGCTGTCACGCCGGCCGTCACTTCAGAGGTGGCGCCGATCGAAGCGCCGAAGCTCGAAGCCGTCGTCACCCCGGCGCCCGCCGAGTCCACGCCGGAGGGTGAGGCCACCACGGCCGAGCCGGTTGCCGCAGCCGAGCCCGAGACGGCTGTCGTCACCGAGCCCGCCACCCCCGCCGCCCCGGTCGTCGACGAGCCGGTCGCCGCAGTCGAGCCCATCACCGCTGCTGAGCCCGTTGCTGCCCCCGAGCCGGTCGCTGCTCCCGAGCCGGTTGCCGCACCTGAGCCCGTCGCCGCCGCTGAGCCCGTTACCGCTCCCGAGCCGGTTGCCGCACCTGAGCCCGTCGCCGCCGCTGAGCCCGTCGCCGCCCCCGAGCCGGTCGCCGCACCCGAGCCCGTCGCCGCCGCTGAGCCCGTTACCGCCCCCGAGCCGGTCGCCGCACCCGAGCCCGTCGCCGCCGCTGAGCCCGTCGCCGCTGAGAGCGTCGGTGCGCCGGTCGGGGCCGAGGCGGTCGCCGATGACGAGCCGGAGGCTGCTCCTCTCACGCCCGCTGAGATCGCCGCGGCCGTGCCGGCTGACGTTCCGGAGCCCGACGACCTGACCAAGATCGGTGGCATTGGTCCGAAAATGGCCATGGCGCTCGCCGCTGCGGGGATCACCACGTACGCCAAGCTCGCCGACTCCGACGTCGCCTCCCTGAAGAAGGCCGTGACCGACGCGGGGATGCGTCTCGCCCCGACCCTGTCGACCTGGCCGGAGAAGGCTCGCGAACTCGCCTCCGTCAAGAGCTGA
- a CDS encoding APC family permease — protein sequence MTDTEQEQPTLNRVIGPALLLLFVVGDILGTGVYALTGKVANEVGGAVWLPFLLAFVVALLTAFSYLELVTKYPRAAGAALYTHKAFGIHFLTFMVTFAVMCSGLTSASSASKAFAGNFAEAFDLTLGDGFALTAIALGFITLVALINFRGVGESVKANVVLTCVELTGLLIVIFIGAWALGGGDGDLSRLTEFNTPAGDSITLSVTAGTALAFFAMVGFEDSVNMAEETRDPVRIFPKVMLTGLCITGLIYVLVAISAVALVSPAELGEGDTPLLKVVSAGAPGFPLGIFAFITMFAVANSALINMMMASRLLYGMANERVLPRVLGRVHRTRRTPWVGIVFTTVIAFGLIWFADLTALGGTTALLLLCVFTVVNVAVLVLRRDPVDHDHFKAPTVIPVLGALACAFLASPLSGRASTDYRVAGVLLIIGVVLWAATYAANRFLPSLSR from the coding sequence ATGACTGATACCGAACAGGAACAGCCCACGCTCAACCGGGTCATCGGGCCCGCGTTGCTGCTGCTGTTCGTGGTGGGCGACATCCTCGGCACCGGCGTCTACGCGCTGACCGGCAAGGTCGCGAACGAGGTGGGCGGTGCGGTCTGGCTGCCGTTCCTGCTGGCCTTCGTGGTCGCGCTGCTGACCGCGTTCAGCTATCTGGAGCTGGTCACCAAGTACCCGCGGGCGGCCGGCGCGGCGCTCTACACGCACAAGGCGTTCGGGATCCACTTCCTGACCTTCATGGTCACCTTCGCGGTGATGTGTTCCGGCCTCACCTCGGCGTCGAGCGCTTCGAAGGCGTTCGCCGGGAACTTCGCCGAGGCCTTCGACCTGACGCTCGGCGACGGATTCGCCCTCACCGCCATCGCTCTCGGCTTCATCACCCTGGTCGCACTGATCAATTTCCGGGGCGTCGGCGAGAGCGTCAAGGCGAACGTGGTCCTGACCTGCGTCGAGCTGACCGGCCTGCTGATCGTCATCTTCATCGGCGCGTGGGCGCTCGGCGGCGGCGACGGCGACCTGTCCCGGCTCACCGAGTTCAACACGCCCGCGGGCGACAGCATCACCCTGTCGGTGACCGCGGGAACGGCCCTCGCGTTCTTCGCCATGGTCGGCTTCGAGGACTCGGTGAACATGGCCGAGGAGACCCGCGATCCAGTACGGATCTTCCCGAAAGTGATGCTGACCGGCCTCTGCATCACCGGCCTGATCTACGTGCTGGTCGCCATCTCGGCGGTCGCCCTGGTCTCCCCTGCCGAACTCGGCGAGGGCGACACCCCGCTGCTCAAGGTGGTCTCGGCCGGCGCCCCCGGCTTCCCGCTCGGGATCTTCGCCTTCATCACGATGTTCGCGGTCGCCAACTCCGCCCTGATCAACATGATGATGGCCAGCCGGCTGCTCTACGGCATGGCGAACGAGCGGGTCCTGCCGCGCGTCCTCGGCCGGGTGCACCGGACCCGGCGTACCCCCTGGGTGGGGATCGTCTTCACCACCGTGATCGCGTTCGGCCTGATCTGGTTCGCCGACCTGACCGCGCTCGGCGGCACCACCGCCCTGCTGCTGCTCTGCGTCTTCACGGTGGTGAACGTGGCAGTCCTCGTCCTCCGCCGCGACCCGGTCGACCACGACCATTTCAAGGCGCCCACGGTGATCCCGGTGCTCGGGGCACTGGCCTGCGCCTTCCTCGCCAGCCCACTGTCCGGCCGCGCCTCGACCGACTACCGGGTCGCCGGCGTCCTGCTGATCATCGGCGTGGTGCTGTGGGCGGCCACCTACGCCGCGAACCGCTTCCTGCCGAGTTTGTCGAGGTGA
- a CDS encoding universal stress protein, translating into MRIVLAANPEADQPWVTDAAADLVRQTGATVAVVAVDELEIEHLAPLPRSVYTERAERAKDNAVRRLADAGIEATGTVLPGRPVDQIIRFAEEQSADLIVVGSSVRPLVAQRLLGSVPLSLIQRAGRPVLVVTHPSKDQG; encoded by the coding sequence ATGCGCATCGTGCTCGCCGCGAATCCCGAGGCCGATCAGCCGTGGGTGACCGACGCGGCCGCGGACCTGGTCCGGCAGACCGGCGCCACGGTCGCGGTGGTGGCGGTCGACGAACTGGAGATCGAGCATCTGGCACCGCTGCCACGCAGTGTCTACACCGAGCGCGCGGAACGGGCGAAGGACAACGCCGTGCGGAGGCTGGCGGACGCGGGCATCGAGGCGACGGGCACGGTCCTGCCCGGCCGCCCGGTGGATCAGATCATCCGATTCGCTGAGGAGCAGTCCGCCGACCTGATCGTCGTCGGGTCGAGCGTCCGCCCCCTGGTGGCTCAGCGGCTGCTCGGAAGCGTGCCGCTGAGCCTGATCCAGAGGGCGGGCCGCCCGGTGCTGGTGGTCACGCACCCCTCAAAGGATCAGGGGTAG
- a CDS encoding glycosyl hydrolase family 28-related protein, with the protein MTRFRRITAGTAALGLALAAAGALGSPAAATPSATKSSATPNLGSNVTVFDPSMPVSEIQAKLDATHAQQVDNEMGTQRYAFLFKPGTYGTADKPLQFQVGYYTEISGLGANPGDVVINGKVEVYNRCLSADPANPNCIALVNFWRTISNLTVNINGAGQDGCRQTANFWAVSQAVSMRRVQFTGGGLSLMDYCTAGPQYASGGFIANSKLPATTNGSQQQWLTRDSEVASWSNAVWNQVFSGVVGAPDDSTFPAPQYTTLEKTPVSREKPYLFVDASGSYKVRVPAAKRNTSGTNWDGAGRTLPLSDFYIAKPGDSVAKINLALALGKNLLLTPGVYDIARSIEVWRPNTVVLGIGHATLTAVGGSIPLDVADVPGVIVAGVTIDAGTKESPVLLRVGKKHGLGISSPSNPTTLSDVYFRVGGPHIGKTNIALEVNSDDVLIDHTWVWRGDHGVEGFTEGVNGDTDRWRTNTGRYGAVINGDDVTATGLFVEHFQKYNTVWNGERGTTVLYQNELPYDPPTQADWMNGSTLGYAGYKVNSKVKTHSLYGGGVYVFNQNNPSIQTENGFEVPKTPGVKLHHIMTVNLSAGVINHVVNGVGEAADMTKVGQPVYVVDYP; encoded by the coding sequence ATGACGCGATTCCGCCGGATAACCGCCGGGACAGCCGCCCTCGGCCTGGCACTCGCGGCAGCCGGCGCCCTAGGCAGCCCGGCCGCCGCCACCCCGTCGGCGACGAAGTCGTCGGCGACGCCGAACCTCGGCTCCAACGTGACCGTTTTCGATCCCAGCATGCCGGTCAGTGAGATTCAGGCCAAGCTGGACGCCACTCATGCCCAGCAGGTCGACAACGAGATGGGCACGCAGCGGTACGCGTTCCTGTTCAAGCCGGGCACGTACGGCACCGCGGACAAGCCGCTGCAGTTCCAGGTCGGCTACTACACCGAGATCAGCGGTCTCGGCGCCAACCCCGGCGACGTGGTCATCAACGGCAAGGTGGAGGTCTACAACCGCTGCCTCAGCGCCGACCCGGCCAACCCGAACTGCATCGCGCTGGTCAACTTCTGGCGCACCATCTCCAACCTGACCGTCAACATCAACGGAGCCGGGCAGGACGGCTGCCGGCAGACGGCCAACTTCTGGGCCGTCTCGCAGGCCGTCTCGATGCGCCGGGTCCAGTTCACCGGCGGCGGACTGTCGCTGATGGACTACTGCACCGCCGGCCCGCAGTACGCGAGCGGCGGATTCATCGCCAACTCCAAGCTGCCGGCCACCACCAACGGCTCGCAGCAGCAGTGGCTCACCCGCGACAGCGAGGTGGCGAGCTGGTCGAACGCCGTGTGGAACCAGGTGTTCTCCGGTGTCGTCGGCGCTCCGGACGACTCGACGTTCCCGGCGCCGCAGTACACCACCCTGGAGAAGACCCCGGTCAGCCGGGAGAAGCCGTACCTGTTCGTCGACGCGTCCGGTTCCTACAAGGTCCGTGTGCCGGCGGCGAAGCGCAACACCAGCGGCACCAACTGGGACGGCGCCGGTCGCACCCTCCCGCTGTCCGACTTCTACATCGCCAAGCCGGGCGACTCGGTTGCCAAGATCAACCTGGCGCTGGCGCTCGGCAAGAACCTGCTGCTCACCCCGGGCGTGTACGACATCGCCCGCAGCATCGAGGTGTGGCGGCCGAACACGGTCGTCCTCGGTATCGGTCACGCGACGCTCACCGCTGTCGGCGGCTCGATCCCGCTCGACGTCGCGGACGTGCCCGGCGTGATCGTCGCCGGTGTGACCATCGACGCAGGCACCAAGGAGTCGCCGGTCCTGCTCCGCGTCGGCAAGAAGCACGGCCTCGGCATCTCGTCGCCGAGCAACCCGACGACGCTGAGCGACGTGTACTTCCGGGTCGGCGGCCCGCACATCGGCAAGACCAACATCGCGCTCGAGGTCAACAGCGACGACGTGCTCATCGACCACACCTGGGTGTGGCGCGGGGACCACGGCGTCGAGGGCTTCACCGAGGGCGTGAACGGTGACACCGACCGGTGGAGGACGAACACCGGTCGTTACGGCGCGGTCATCAACGGCGACGACGTCACCGCGACCGGGCTGTTCGTGGAGCACTTCCAGAAGTACAACACCGTCTGGAACGGCGAGCGGGGCACCACCGTGCTCTACCAGAACGAGCTGCCCTACGACCCGCCGACGCAGGCCGACTGGATGAACGGATCCACCCTCGGCTATGCGGGATACAAGGTCAATTCCAAGGTCAAGACCCATTCCCTGTACGGCGGGGGCGTCTACGTCTTCAACCAGAACAACCCCTCGATCCAGACCGAGAACGGGTTCGAGGTCCCGAAGACGCCTGGAGTGAAGCTGCACCACATCATGACCGTCAACCTCAGTGCCGGCGTCATCAACCACGTGGTGAACGGCGTCGGCGAGGCAGCGGACATGACCAAGGTCGGTCAGCCGGTCTACGTGGTCGACTACCCCTGA
- a CDS encoding class F sortase gives MKRSVPVRLEIPAVDLKTAVSGLGLRADGTLEVPPLKADAPAGWYRGSPTPGEPGAAVLTGHVDSAREGPAVFFRLRELDLGDTITVRRKDGSAATFEVYRVATYPKHAFPSDEVYGAVDRAELRLITCGGSFDRSSRSYRDNVVVYAAPRPG, from the coding sequence ATGAAACGGTCCGTGCCGGTCAGGCTCGAGATTCCGGCCGTCGACCTGAAGACCGCGGTGAGCGGTCTCGGGCTCCGCGCCGACGGCACTCTGGAGGTGCCGCCGCTGAAGGCTGACGCCCCGGCCGGCTGGTACCGCGGCTCGCCCACCCCCGGTGAGCCCGGCGCGGCCGTCCTCACCGGACACGTCGACTCGGCGCGGGAGGGGCCCGCGGTCTTCTTCCGGCTGCGGGAGCTCGATCTGGGCGACACCATCACGGTACGGCGGAAGGACGGCTCCGCGGCGACGTTCGAGGTGTACCGGGTCGCCACCTATCCGAAGCACGCCTTTCCGAGCGATGAGGTCTACGGCGCCGTGGATCGGGCCGAGCTGCGGCTGATCACGTGCGGGGGGAGCTTCGACCGGAGCAGCAGGAGCTACCGGGACAACGTGGTGGTCTACGCGGCGCCCCGGCCCGGGTGA
- a CDS encoding DUF2510 domain-containing protein: MTSPAQPSGAPAGWYADPHGLPALRWWDGREWTAHIQPGATATVPGVPAATATGSPFPHDPTGPPVPGAHTAEAPGVLAPSTAELTAPSITAPSGMAQQPFSGYSMQPVDAVSPQLGYTTPATPHGPRPAASPETEAEDSAPRNRAVVVGAVSLLINPLLLCSIYAVVLGVRGLPDARRTSTLAIVLGGAGVLTHIALVFLLTHVL, translated from the coding sequence ATGACCAGCCCCGCGCAGCCTTCGGGAGCGCCCGCCGGATGGTACGCGGACCCGCACGGCCTCCCCGCCCTGCGCTGGTGGGACGGCCGGGAGTGGACCGCCCACATCCAGCCGGGCGCGACGGCGACGGTGCCGGGAGTGCCCGCCGCGACGGCCACCGGCTCACCGTTCCCGCACGACCCCACCGGCCCGCCGGTTCCGGGCGCGCACACCGCCGAGGCGCCCGGCGTGTTGGCCCCGAGTACCGCCGAGCTGACAGCCCCGTCGATCACGGCGCCGTCCGGGATGGCGCAGCAGCCGTTCAGCGGGTACTCGATGCAGCCCGTGGACGCCGTCTCCCCTCAGCTCGGCTACACCACACCGGCCACCCCGCACGGCCCGCGCCCGGCCGCTTCCCCGGAGACGGAGGCGGAGGACTCGGCGCCCCGCAACCGGGCCGTCGTCGTCGGCGCCGTCAGCCTGCTGATCAACCCGTTGCTGCTCTGCTCGATCTACGCCGTCGTGCTCGGCGTCCGCGGCCTGCCCGACGCCCGCCGGACGAGCACCCTGGCCATCGTCCTGGGCGGCGCCGGAGTGCTGACCCACATAGCCCTGGTGTTCCTGCTGACGCACGTCCTCTGA